Below is a genomic region from Demequina sp..
CGGGCGCAGGCTCCACCATCGGCCCGGCCACCGTATTCGGCTACCTCGGCGCCATCCACGCGGCAACGCGCGTCGGCGTTGCAGCGGCCACCAGCAAGTAAGGGAGGAGACAGCGATGTCAACCACAGGACTCTCAGGCGACACCAGCATCGGCGACTGGTTCAACCACCCGCAGGGCGGCCCCGTGCTGCGCAAGATGCTCGCGGAGAACGGCCAATCCGAGGCCGTCATGAAGCCCGTGCGCCGCTTCGCCATGAAGCGGCTCATCAAGCTCAGCAAGGGCCAGTTCACGCAGGAGATCATCGACGACCTCGTCGCCCAGGCGGAGGCGTATGTGCCCGACGCTGGGGTTACCTCGGCGCCCGAGGTCACCACAGCGTCGGACGCCGCGGCGCCCGCTGTGCCAGAGGCCCCGGAACTTCCCGAGTGGCAGGAGGCCGTCACGGCCGGCCGCTTCACGGGCAAGACCGTCATCATCACGGGCGCCGGTTCAGGCATCGGCAGGGCCACCGCTAGCCGCGTGGCTCGCGAGGGCGGCCGCGTCATCGCGGTGGACGTGGTGGAGGCGGGTCTCAACGAGTTCGCCGACGAGCACAAGACGCACGACGTGGTCGCCGTCCGCGGCGACATCACGAGCGAGGCCGACGTCGCGAAGATCGTCGCGGCCGCCGGTGACACCATCGACGGGCTCGCGAACATCGCGGGCATCATGGACAAGATGGGCGGGCTCGCGGACGTCACGGACGACGTCT
It encodes:
- a CDS encoding SDR family oxidoreductase, with protein sequence MSTTGLSGDTSIGDWFNHPQGGPVLRKMLAENGQSEAVMKPVRRFAMKRLIKLSKGQFTQEIIDDLVAQAEAYVPDAGVTSAPEVTTASDAAAPAVPEAPELPEWQEAVTAGRFTGKTVIITGAGSGIGRATASRVAREGGRVIAVDVVEAGLNEFADEHKTHDVVAVRGDITSEADVAKIVAAAGDTIDGLANIAGIMDKMGGLADVTDDVWDRVIAVNVTGMMRLTRAVLPKMLAAHKGSIVNIASEAGLRGSAAGVAYTASKHAVVGMTKSTAFIYGPQGVRVNAVAPGPVATGIEGTFSDPVAAERIMAAMAVLPPIADPEQLAASITFLLSDDGTNVNGVILPSDGGWSAV